GTGTCATCATCTTTTATAGCGAGCAGTGATAAATTAGTAGGTTCTCCAGCTGCAATAATTGTATATTGCATATCTTTTTGTATTTCTCTTTCTGCACTAAGAAGAGGTCGAGCTGTTTCACCTGCTTTGTACAGATCAATTCTATACCGCCCACCTTCTCTTAGTTCAATATAATCTGTTTCTTGCTTAAAGATTAAGTTTGGGATTGTTTTCCGTCCATTAAGGTATACATCAAGGGAAGGAGCACCTGGAGAAGCGTGAAGAATACGGATTCTTGTTCCTTGTCTATTACGCATATTTGATAATGAATAGGAAAGCTTTGTAGCATATTTAAAATGTTTTTGGTAGTAAGCAATGTGTAAAGAAGGATCTCTGTATTTATAGTACTGAGCTAATAAATCGTACATAGCCGCTTTTTGAGCATAGTGCTGCTGTTTATTATTCAAGACTTTGTCCTCCTCAAAGCAAAATTTTTACGTAGCAAGTTTATGCAAGAAAAGAAGGAAAAATGCTACGTATCCTGTTTTTAAAGCTTATTTATGAATAACCTTTAAGGCGATAGGCGCATATAATGGTGTACGGAGAACCCGAAAGTAAAAAGATACTCGCTATACTGAAAAGTAAGGAGTGAGAGGATGAAACATTTCTATGTTAAAACGTTTCGCTTCATGTTAGGAGGCATTATCCTCCTGTCGTGTTTAACATACTTTACGGAAAATGCAGTGGAGAATTCGCCTTCTAAAGCGAAGCACACTATAACGTTTGAGGTGGAGAACAATGGAGAATAAGAAGAAAGTTTTTACTGCCTACCGTTATATTCTTGTTCTATATACAATTTGTTTTACACTGTTTTTATTAGCTCTTTTGCCTCTTCTAGCCGGCTATGACGTGAGCGTTGTAAATAGCAACACATCTGCTTTTAAAGGATCACTTGTTGTCACAGAATACGTAAATGGAGAGCATCATTACTTGTATGAAATTCCTTATATTGGTTATGTTGTAGGCTATGTAAAAAGTATGATCGTTCCTATTCTTTCTCTTTCCTTGTTTCTCTTTTTTCTTACTCTTTTGTTCAATGATAAGGAGAAAAAATAGGCAAATGCACAAACTATTTTTATAAGAAAACATAAGCTGTTTTGGTAAATGAAAATGAGGAGGAATAGAGAGATGGATGATCCGTATGAAAACTGTGGCTATTACTATCCATATAGCGGGGGCTGTGAAAGCTTTAACTTCGCAACCATTGTAGTACTCTTTATTTTGTTAATCATTATTGGAGCGGTTTGTTTCCATTAATAATAAAGTAAACGGGGAGGATGAGGATCCGGCCCGTTTACTTTATAGAAGAAAAAGAGAAAAACTTTCAAATAAATGTTGAAAAACCATATAAATCTCTTATTTTCCATACTATACTAGTGATACATAAGCAAAACGAAGGTGGATTTATGGATAATTTAATATTATTAAAAGAAGCTTTTAAGAAGAGCGTTGTGCCAACTTTGATTATCGACCAAAGCGGGACATGTATTTTTGCAAATGATGAAGCAGAAAAGCTTCTCGATGTTGAAAAGGAAAAGAAGCGTTCTTTTTTCTTTTACTTCACGGCTTTATTCAATTTGTCATTAGCACAATTATTAACCTTGTTAAAAGAAACCATTGAAAAGACAATAAGAGTTCAACACATTTCAAATTTAGAGTACGATATGACGATAAAGCCGATTAAGACGAGTAAAAGTATGTATCAGCTTATTCAGTTTAATGAAGTGTCATTGTCTCTAGAAAAGCAGGATGCTGTTTTAAGAGAGTTGAATCAGTACAAACGCTTTATTGAAGAAAGTCAAGATGCTTTTCTAGTTGTAGTGGATGAAAAAGTGCGCTATGTAAATCCGGCAGCTATTCGACTTTTAGGTGGAAGGAGTAAGTATGAATATATTGGGAAAGAGCTGCTGACGTTCATTCATGAAGACGATATTAGGTTTGTGAAAAAACGAATGGATGCCATCATGCAAGGTAAGCCGTTTAGACCAAGAGTAGAAGTGAAAATCCTAGCTAACAAAGGCGTAAAATTTATTGAATCATCCGTAACTAAAATGGAGTTTCAAGGAAAGCCTGCTATCCAATATTTTATGCGTGATATTACGAATCGAAAGAAATATGATGAGATGGCAAGAACCTCTGAGAAATTAACAATGGT
The sequence above is a segment of the Priestia filamentosa genome. Coding sequences within it:
- a CDS encoding DUF4397 domain-containing protein; protein product: MNNKQQHYAQKAAMYDLLAQYYKYRDPSLHIAYYQKHFKYATKLSYSLSNMRNRQGTRIRILHASPGAPSLDVYLNGRKTIPNLIFKQETDYIELREGGRYRIDLYKAGETARPLLSAEREIQKDMQYTIIAAGEPTNLSLLAIKDDDTVPKGEAKLRFIHLSPNAPSIDVAAVRGDVVFPNVSFKEATSYLALTPMEVNLELRKSGTKEVLLKIPPLRLRPDRTYTVYGVGLVNGNPSLEALVTQD
- the yjcZ gene encoding sporulation protein YjcZ; translation: MDDPYENCGYYYPYSGGCESFNFATIVVLFILLIIIGAVCFH
- a CDS encoding ATP-binding protein encodes the protein MDNLILLKEAFKKSVVPTLIIDQSGTCIFANDEAEKLLDVEKEKKRSFFFYFTALFNLSLAQLLTLLKETIEKTIRVQHISNLEYDMTIKPIKTSKSMYQLIQFNEVSLSLEKQDAVLRELNQYKRFIEESQDAFLVVVDEKVRYVNPAAIRLLGGRSKYEYIGKELLTFIHEDDIRFVKKRMDAIMQGKPFRPRVEVKILANKGVKFIESSVTKMEFQGKPAIQYFMRDITNRKKYDEMARTSEKLTMVSKLAAGVAHEIRNPMTAVKGFIQLLKVSKEYNEEYSEIMIAEIERIEVIIEEFLTLAKSKKETAYKPKQLCRILQHVALLLNTHASYRDCQITTDLTAVDAWIYCEENALKQVFINVIQNAIESMTRGTVHISLKTEGSLAVVEITDEGCGMEESVLQKIGEPFFSTKETGTGLGLMISYKIIEQHKGKMTFTSKIGVGTKVKITLPIVLNCEKES